The Natrinema sp. DC36 genome includes the window GGATCGCTCGTCACGGCGGCGAACACCCCGAGACTGGAGATCTGATAGCCGACGATGGTCAACAGGCTCCCGGCGATCATCGAGTGGAGCCCGAGGGTGACGCCGTTGACTGCAGTGCCGGTGAACGTGACGCCCATCACGCTGATTCCGAGCAAACACATCAGGAGTCCCGGTGCAGAGAACAGATAGCCCGGCGCGTTCACGAGCATGAAGTGGACGTGGCGCCAGCCGTCGCGGAAGCTCTCGAGGGTCTCCTCGCCCTCCCGCTCGTGGTAGACGATCGGGGTTTCGACGATCGCGAGATCCTTCGCGCCGGCTTCCATGATCATCTCGCTGGCGAACTCCATCCCGGTCGTCTCGAGGTCCATCGTCTCGTAGGCCTCTTTCGTGAAGATCCGAAAGCCGCTGTGCGCATCGCTAACGCCGGCCCCGTAGAAGACGTTCAGAAATTTCGTCAGGAACGGGTTGCCGATATATTGATGCAGTGACGGCATCGCACCGGGCTTGATTTCGCCCTCGAGTCGACTCCCCATCACCATATCGCCGTCCTCATCGCGAAGATGGGACAGCAGGCGCGGGATCTGTTCGAAGTCGTAAGTCGTGTCGGCGTCACCCATGACGATGTAGTCGCCGCGGGCGCGATCGAACGCGTACCGGTAGGCGTAGCCGTACCCCGGCTGATCGGGCTCGTAGATGATCGCTCCTAACTCTCGTCCGATCTCGGGCGTGCGATCGGTCGAACTGTCGCTCAGGATGATCTCGGTGGGCATCCCCAGTGTGGCGATCGCGGTCTTTGCCCGTGTGATGCACTCCGCGACGCCGTCTTCTTCGTTGAGCGTCGGCATTACCACGCTCAACACCGGTTTCTGGTCGCTGTCCGCGCCGACGAGGAGGTCGTCGGCTTCGTGGTCGTCGGTGAGCTCGCTGTCCGCCCCCCGCTCGAAGTCGTCCTCGAACGACTGGGCCGTCGATTCTGCTGCCGTCGGATGCCTCTGATTTCCGTGTCCTGATGAACTCATACTGGTTGTCCTCGTGCTGCCCTCGTCCGAGCGGTTCGACGATGGATCCTGTCGCT containing:
- a CDS encoding glycosyltransferase family 2 protein gives rise to the protein MSSSGHGNQRHPTAAESTAQSFEDDFERGADSELTDDHEADDLLVGADSDQKPVLSVVMPTLNEEDGVAECITRAKTAIATLGMPTEIILSDSSTDRTPEIGRELGAIIYEPDQPGYGYAYRYAFDRARGDYIVMGDADTTYDFEQIPRLLSHLRDEDGDMVMGSRLEGEIKPGAMPSLHQYIGNPFLTKFLNVFYGAGVSDAHSGFRIFTKEAYETMDLETTGMEFASEMIMEAGAKDLAIVETPIVYHEREGEETLESFRDGWRHVHFMLVNAPGYLFSAPGLLMCLLGISVMGVTFTGTAVNGVTLGLHSMIAGSLLTIVGYQISSLGVFAAVTSDPIRKPEDPITQRVTESLSLEHGATAGLLVFAVGGLYAVGLLLQWATNGFASLEFTMGAMAAFTAVVIGLQTVFSSFFLSAVNR